The sequence below is a genomic window from Patescibacteria group bacterium.
TAAAAGAACGCCGCCAAAACAGCTAATACTTTGTGATAAAAAAGTAAAAAACTTTTGGGTAAAAATTTTTTGATTATTTTTTTGAACATCTTTTTATTTTAGCAGATTTAAAAAAAAGATACAGAAATAAAGAGAAATGATCGGTTAATCAGAATTATACCTATCACTTTAACATCACTTTTGGATAATTTTTGATAAATTTTAGTCCACTCTAATATTTATATTTAACCCTTTCTTGCCAATCTCTATTCCTTATCAGGTGTTAACACGTTGATACGGATAATAGTAGATTATTTTCTCAAGTGTTTCTAAAAAGAAAGAATTGTCATCAATCTGTTGATCAATTCTTAATTAGTGAGAATTCGTTTTTTGGCCATTATGATTGGCCTAAAATTTTTAAAGCATATTTGAGTCTTTCTTTAGTGCCTTCAATTTCCGGTGGAATTTCAGAAAGAATTTCTTTAATCTCTTGAGAGTGATAACCAAGTTTGCGTAAAGCCGTTTCTAAAGGTCGGTCAGAAATTTTAGAACGTTTCAATAACTCTTCAAATTTTCCTCTCATTTCAACAATAATTTTTTCCGCCGTTTTTTTACCAACGCCAGAAATTTTGGTTAAAAAATTGACTTGACCGTTTTGAATGGCTTTCTTAATTTCGGAAATTTTACCGAGTGAGAGGATATTTTGAGCAATTTTCGGACCAACGCCGGCAATAGCTAAAAGTTCTTTAAAAAATTCTAATTCTTCGATGCTCTTAAAACCGTAAAGTTCTTGGGTTTCCTCTCTTGTGTATAAATAGGTAAAAATTTTTAAACCTTCATTGATTTTAACTTTTTTTATTAAGGATGGAGAAACGAAAACTTGATAGCCGATCTGGCCTGTTTCTATAACCAAAAAGTTGTCGCCCCGATAAATAATTTTGCCGCGCAGAGAAAAAATCATACCTTTCTACACAATTATGAAAATTTGGCAAAAATACAAAAAACAAACTTTGGAAAAATTTCAACTTT
It includes:
- the ruvA gene encoding Holliday junction branch migration protein RuvA, whose amino-acid sequence is MIFSLRGKIIYRGDNFLVIETGQIGYQVFVSPSLIKKVKINEGLKIFTYLYTREETQELYGFKSIEELEFFKELLAIAGVGPKIAQNILSLGKISEIKKAIQNGQVNFLTKISGVGKKTAEKIIVEMRGKFEELLKRSKISDRPLETALRKLGYHSQEIKEILSEIPPEIEGTKERLKYALKILGQS